A window from Pangasianodon hypophthalmus isolate fPanHyp1 chromosome 16, fPanHyp1.pri, whole genome shotgun sequence encodes these proteins:
- the rpl10 gene encoding 60S ribosomal protein L10 — MGRRPARCYRYCKNKPYPKSRFCRGVPDPKIRIFDLGRKKAKVDEFPLCGHMVSDEYEQLSSEALEAARICANKYMVKTCGKDGFHIRVRLHPFHVIRINKMLSCAGADRLQTGMRGAFGKPQGTVARVHIGQVIMSVRTKTQNKEHVIEALRRAKFKFPGRQKIHISKKYGFTKFNTADFDDLLQEKRVIPDGCSVKYVPSHGPLSRWKALHTI, encoded by the exons ATGGGGCGCCGTCCAGCCCGTTG CTACAGATACTGCAAGAACAAGCCTTACCCCAAGTCCCGTTTCTGTCGGGGTGTACCTG ATCCAAAGATCAGGATCTTCGACTTGGGCAGGAAGAAGGCTAAGGTGGATGAATTCCCCTTGTGTGGCCACATGGTGTCTGATGAGTATGAGCAGCTGTCCTCTGAGG CTCTTGAGGCTGCCCGTATCTGTGCCAACAAGTACATGGTGAAGACATGCGGTAAAGATGGCTTCCACATCCGCGTGCGCCTGCACCCATTCCACGTCATCCGCATCAACAAAATGTTATCCTGTGCTGGAGCTGATAG GCTCCAGACTGGAATGCGTGGTGCCTTTGGAAAGCCACAGGGCACAGTGGCCCGTGTGCACATCGGACAGGTCATCATGTCTGTGCGCACAAAGACCCAGAACAAGGAACATGTCATTGAGGCTTTGAGGAGAGCTAAGTTCAAGTTCCCTGGGCGTCAGAAG ATCCACATCTCCAAGAAGTATGGCTTCACCAAGTTTAACACCGCTGACTTTGATGACCTGCTGCAGGAGAAGCGTGTGATCCCTGATGGTTGCAGTGTGAAATACGTCCCCAGCCACGGGCCACTGAGCCGCTGGAAGGCACTGCACACCATCTAA